The sequence CCCACCGGCCGGCGGCACCGAGGTCTGCTTCACCCTGCCCGACGACTGACCCGCCCCGGTCCGCGCCGTGGGCGGGTCCGAGTCGTGGGAGGGTCCGCGCGGTCGCGTCGACGTGCGGCGCCGCGCCCGGGAGCGGGCCGCGGTGGGAGACACGGCGAGCCGCCGGGCCGTGCGCGGGGCGGCGGGCCCACCCCTCCGAGGGTCGGGAGCAGCGGCGGCGCGAGCCGCGTGCGGGCGTGGATCATGGGCGGAGGGCGGTGTCACCATCCGGCGATCCTCCCCACGGCGAAGCCGACGCAGCACACCACCACGACGGCGATCACCACCAGTGGGATCCAGGAGGGCCAGGCGTCGTGAAGCTCGACCGGCTCCGGGGTCGAGATGCCCGAGCACGTGGAGGCCTCGCACTCGGGAGTCTCGGTGGGGGGATTCGCGGGCACGGCGCGTTCGATGACCGGGCTCTGTTGCTCGGAGGTCATGACGTCCTCCTGCTGTCGGAATGCGGGCACTGCGGTGGCGGTCGTGTTTCGGTCTGCTCGGGTCGGTGGCCGACGGGCTGTGGTCGCGCCACCGGGGTCACGGGTCCATGGTCGTCCCGTCCGTGCGCGGCATCCAGTCGCAGCGTTTGCGCATCGTCGCGGGTGGCGGCAGGCGTCGCTGC comes from Streptomyces sp. TLI_053 and encodes:
- a CDS encoding DUF6480 family protein encodes the protein MTSEQQSPVIERAVPANPPTETPECEASTCSGISTPEPVELHDAWPSWIPLVVIAVVVVCCVGFAVGRIAGW